Proteins found in one Misgurnus anguillicaudatus chromosome 3, ASM2758022v2, whole genome shotgun sequence genomic segment:
- the nherf2 gene encoding Na(+)/H(+) exchange regulatory cofactor NHE-RF2, translating to MEMANTLEREILERELRPRLCYLTKGDGGYGFHLHGERSQGAQYIRKIEPGSPADLSGLKSGDRVVEVNGENVEGETHQQVVQRILEVDHRTRLLVVDRVTDEFLKFHGLPCTEDRAIEMGSLSSRSSAASSPRASPRDCATPTYSRQTSEGILINKSPSAPGGVLNGSPLYRAHARLTSSLYLLPSSPSEPKTASFEPSTEPQTEPDTEDNVTDSAETSTDFSYDHTQQTKTTTKVEILSEGDVVTKDLRPRLYHMTLSEHGYGFNLHCQKSRAGQYIRSVDPGSPAERVGLKPKDRLIEVNDRSIKGLRHAEVVALIKAGGRETRLLVVDPDTDELFKNLGITPTSTHLKEDCVDGPIIQSTGAKLSNTVNTVSASPATDISRISPPIINITLTDPPITNGSPRHKSYGSSSSHSTLSEISAELTSFETSNKVTDSDHYSSDEIHNVHRDGKSKQRLADSFSENGLHLSLTAAEARQKAMAKRANKRAPPMDWSKKQEIFSNF from the exons AATACATCCGCAAGATCGAGCCCGGTTCCCCAGCGGACCTGTCCGGTCTTAAATCGGGCGATCGGGTGGTGGAGGTGAACGGGGAGAACGTGGAAGGAGAAACCCATCAACAG GTTGTCCAGCGGATCTTGGAAGTGGACCACCGCACCAGGTTGCTGGTAGTAGACCGGGTCACAGATGAGTTTCTTAAGTTTCACGGTCTACCGTGTACGGAGGACAGGGCGATCGAGATGGGGTCTCTCTCCTCGCGATCCTCCGCGGCATCCTCACCCCGCGCCTCCCCTCGAGACTGCGCCACACCTACATACAGCAGGCAGACCTCAGAGGGGATTTTAATAAACaag AGTCCCAGTGCCCCTGGAGGAGTGTTAAATGGCTCTCCGCTGTACAGAGCTCACGCTCGCCTGACATCATCTTTGTACCTGTTGCCCTCCTCCCCTTCTGAACCCAAAACTGCATCCTTTGAACCCAGCACTGAACCACAAACTGAACCTGACACTGAAGACAACGTTACAGACAGTGCCGAAACCAGCACCGACTTCAGCTATGACCACactcaacaaacaaaaacaaccaCAAAG GTGGAGATACTATCAGAGGGGGACGTGGTAACCAAGGACCTGCGTCCACGCTTGTATCACATGACCCTGAGCGAGCACGGCTACGGCTTCAACCTGCACTGCCAAAAATCTCGTGCTGGCCAGTACATCCGCTCCGTGGACCCGGGCTCCCCAGCGGAGCGTGTGGGATTGAAGCCAAAAGATCGTCTTATCGAG GTGAATGACAGAAGTATAAAGGGTCTGCGTCATGCTGAGGTGGTGGCATTGATCAAAGCGGGTGGTAGAGAAACGCGTTTGTTGGTGGTCGACCCTGACACAGATGAGCTCTTTAAAAATCTGGGCATCACCCCAACGTCTACTCATCTCAAAG AAGACTGTGTGGATGGGCCAATAATACAGAGTACAGGGGCGAAGCTTTCAAACACAGTGAACACCGTGTCTGCTTCACCTGCCACAGACATCTCCAGGATCTCTCCACCCATCATAAACATAACACTGACCGATCCACcgattacaaacggctctccacGACACAAGAGTTACGGAAGCTCCTCCTCCCATTCCACGTTATCAGAAATTAGTGCTGAACTGACCAGTTTTGAAACCAGCAACAAG GTCACTGATTCTGACCATTACTCCAGCGATGAAATCCATAACGTTCACCGAGATGGAAAATCTAAGCAGCGTCTAGCAGACTCGTTTAGTGAGAATGGTCTGCATCTTAGCCTGACCGCAGCGGAGGCGAGGCAAAAAGCCATGGCCAAACGAGCCAATAAGAGAGCGCCCCCTATGGACTGGAGCAAGAAACAAGAAATCTTCAGCAACTTCTGA